AGGACTTTCTAAATCTACTCTGGGGGCAGTAAAGGTTCTTGATATTTATGGATGCGACTATATATTTGTTGAGACAGTAGGGGTTGGACAGTCAGAAGTTGATATTGTAAAGGCGGCAGATACAATACTTATGGTAATGGTGCCTGGCTTGGGAGATGATATTCAGGCTATTAAGGCAGGGATAATGGAAATTGGTGATGTGTTTGCTATTAATAAAGCAGATCGTGATGGTGCTCCAAAAACTAAGGTAGAAATAGAAATGGCCTTAGATTTTAATCATAGTGAGTGGCGACCTCCTGTTTGCGAAGTGGTGGCCCTTTACAATAAAGGTATTGATGAATTAGTAGAAGAACTAAAAAAGCATAGAGCCTACTTAGAAGATTCTAGGCAGCTAATAGAAAGAAGGACTAAAAATAGCGAATTAGAAATATTAGATTTAACTCAACAAAGATTAATGAAAAGAATACTTGGAGATGCAAAGAGCCAAGAGGATATTCATATTTTATCTAAGCAGGTTGCAAATAGAGACTTAGATCCATATAGTGCCAGCAGGCAAATAATAAATAAAATAATGAAGTTTTCTAACGTATAGGAGAGTATAAAATATCATAATATACGCTTTTCGTAACATACGTTCAATAAAGGCTTATTTAATTTAAAAAGCTTACATATAAGCCTTTGTTTAAATAAAATTAAAGAAAGGTAGGACTTACACATGAATGTTAAAAAAGTGGATCACATTGGAATAGCTGTGAAAAATTTAGATGAAACATTGAAGTTTTACCAAGATATTTTAGGTCTTGAGTGTGCAGGTACAGAGGTTGTAGAAGAACAAAAAGTAAAGGTTGCATTTTTACCAGTAGGTGATACAGAGGTAGAGCTCCTAGAGTCTACAGAAGATGATGGACCAATTGCAAAATTCATCGAGAAAAAAGGTGAAGGTATCCAGCACATTGCTTTTAGAGTAGAT
This is a stretch of genomic DNA from Alkaliphilus flagellatus. It encodes these proteins:
- the meaB gene encoding methylmalonyl Co-A mutase-associated GTPase MeaB, which gives rise to MNLAERLLNGDKRAAARLITMFENNDQEAIDLLTALYKNTGRAQVIGITGPPGAGKSTLTDKLAKALRKEGKTVGIIAIDPTSPFTGGSILGDRVRMSDLYTDPGIFIRSMGTRGHLGGLSKSTLGAVKVLDIYGCDYIFVETVGVGQSEVDIVKAADTILMVMVPGLGDDIQAIKAGIMEIGDVFAINKADRDGAPKTKVEIEMALDFNHSEWRPPVCEVVALYNKGIDELVEELKKHRAYLEDSRQLIERRTKNSELEILDLTQQRLMKRILGDAKSQEDIHILSKQVANRDLDPYSASRQIINKIMKFSNV
- the mce gene encoding methylmalonyl-CoA epimerase; the protein is MNVKKVDHIGIAVKNLDETLKFYQDILGLECAGTEVVEEQKVKVAFLPVGDTEVELLESTEDDGPIAKFIEKKGEGIQHIAFRVDNIEEAIEEMKTKGVRMIDEKPRYGAGGAKIAFCHPKSTGGVLVELSEREG